Below is a window of Pseudomonadota bacterium DNA.
TCTATGTTGTACCTGTTCAGGGTTTCCACAAGTATCGGGGATATGACGATAATGGCGGTAACAATGTCCATCAAGCACCCGACAACAAGAAGCACGCCGTTTATTGCAAGGAGAAACAGCCATTTGCTTTGAATATTTGCAATGATTATCTCTGCAAGCTTTACGGGTATCTGCTCTACCGTCAAAAGCCATATAAAGCTCATAGCACAGGAGAGGATAAAGAGGAGACAGCCGGAGAGAATTGCCGAGTCCCTGCATACGACAAAGAGTTTGTTTACCTTTAATTCCTTGTATATGAAAAGCTCTACAAAAAGGGCATATACAACAGACACTGCCGCTGCCTCAGTCGGTGTGAAAATCCCCCCGTATATACCCCCGAGCACAAGGACAGGCAGGAACAACGCCCATATCCCGTCTTTGATAATAACCAGACCTTCCTTAAAGGTGTAATGTACGCTTGAGCGCCATGCATGTTTGGAGGACATATAGTATGAATAACCCATGAGGCAGCACCCGATGAATATGCCGGGCAGGAAACCGGCCATAAATATCTCTGCAACAGAGACATTCATCACAAGGGCATAGAGGATCATAGGAATGCTTGGCGGTATGAGGATGCCAAGGGACCCGGATGAGGTAAGCAGCCCGATGGAAAAACGCTCTCCATAACCTTCTTTAATAAGGGCCGGCATCATGATGCTCCCGATTGCTATGACCGTTGCAGGGGAAGAACCTGAAATGGCGGCAAAGAACATGCACGCCATGACAGAAGCCATGGCAAGCCCGCCGGTAAACCTGCCTACAAAAAGTTTCATCACGTTTACCAGTCTGTTGGAGATTGCCCCTTCAGCCATGATATTGCCGGCAAGGATAAAAAAAGGCACGCCGAGGAGTACAAAGTTGTCAAGCCCGTTAAACAACTGCTGTATCAGCGATGTAAGCGGGGTGTGGGCAATAAAGACAAGATATACCGCCGTTGTAGCTGCCAGAAGGAGCGAGATAGGCATGCTGAGCGCAAGGAGCGCAAAAAAGCATAATAGAACGATGGTTAACGTCATCTATTGTTTTTTCCTGACCCTTTCAAAGGGTTCATCCCTTAAGAAACTTTTGAAATGCCTGTAAGATAATGCAAAAAACCTGAAGGCTATTGTTATCGAGAAAAGAGGAATCGGTATATAAGGTATAAACATGGGAATCTGCATGGCAGGACTTTTTACCCCGAACGACTTGAGAGTGAGAAGGTGCTTGAACCCGTAATACACAAAAAGTACGGCCATAACAGCCGAGATAAAATATGCCATTGTTTTAAGAAGATGGCTGACCCTGTCCGGGCAGTATTCCGTCAATGCTTCCATGGAAAAATGCGTACCGTACTTTACCCCGATGGATGCCCCGAGATAGGTTGAAAAAATAATCGTATAATTTGCTGCCTCGCCAAACCACGGGAACGTATAAGACACTGTGTACCTTAAGACAGTTTCCACAAAAGTGAGAAAGGCTATCCCGATAAGCGCAAAAGCAGCGCATCCTTCCTCGAACTTGTTCAGTTTATTGATAAAATCGTTCATAATGAAATGTTTTGGAAGCCGGAACAAACAGGCAGGAGACGGGAATATGTCCAAAGGGTTCTAACCGGGTCTCCTGCCCATGATTTATACATAATGTTTTTACACGCACGGCCTAAGGTTTTTTTGAATAAAAATCTATCTTGTTTATATAAAAATCGTACCATTCAGCACCGTAGACCCCTCTATACTTGTCGTGAACGGGTTTAACAGCCGTTTTAAAGGCCGCCCTTTCTGCAGGAGTCAATATGACAACGTCAACACCCTGAGACTTTGCCTTTCCCACGGCCTCTACCCTGTTTTTTGCATTATTTTCTCTGTTGACCTTAATCTGGACATCCGATGCCTCTTTGAATATCCTTTGCTGTTCCGGGGTAAGGGAATTCCAGAACGTTTTGTTTACAACAACAGGGCACTCGGTCAATATATGGTTTGTTAAGGTGGCAAACTTGTTGACCTCTGTAAACTTCATCAAAATTGAGGTGTAGATCGGATTATCCTGTGCATCTATTACTTTCTGCTGTA
It encodes the following:
- a CDS encoding TRAP transporter large permease subunit produces the protein MTLTIVLLCFFALLALSMPISLLLAATTAVYLVFIAHTPLTSLIQQLFNGLDNFVLLGVPFFILAGNIMAEGAISNRLVNVMKLFVGRFTGGLAMASVMACMFFAAISGSSPATVIAIGSIMMPALIKEGYGERFSIGLLTSSGSLGILIPPSIPMILYALVMNVSVAEIFMAGFLPGIFIGCCLMGYSYYMSSKHAWRSSVHYTFKEGLVIIKDGIWALFLPVLVLGGIYGGIFTPTEAAAVSVVYALFVELFIYKELKVNKLFVVCRDSAILSGCLLFILSCAMSFIWLLTVEQIPVKLAEIIIANIQSKWLFLLAINGVLLVVGCLMDIVTAIIVISPILVETLNRYNIDYIHYGIIMIVNIECGFLTPPFGLNLFVSMAIMKRSLIEIGKAVLPFILLFIGCLLVITYVPKLSLLLPELFLRK
- a CDS encoding TRAP transporter small permease; this translates as MNDFINKLNKFEEGCAAFALIGIAFLTFVETVLRYTVSYTFPWFGEAANYTIIFSTYLGASIGVKYGTHFSMEALTEYCPDRVSHLLKTMAYFISAVMAVLFVYYGFKHLLTLKSFGVKSPAMQIPMFIPYIPIPLFSITIAFRFFALSYRHFKSFLRDEPFERVRKKQ